In Paramormyrops kingsleyae isolate MSU_618 chromosome 11, PKINGS_0.4, whole genome shotgun sequence, the genomic window AAGATCAAAATAGcatttttttatgacattatgagAACATTTGATCTATACGATATTTTTAAGATATatattaacacacacacatgtacgcATTACACAAACACAATAGAACCATATTCTGTTCGGGATCATCAGTACAGTACTGCATGCTGTACTTTTTAAGAAAGGAAACCTTGGTATATTTAAACTGATCCACTTAGTGTAGTTTCAGGGCTAAATAATAAAGGAATGACAAAAGGATGTTTGCTTCGGGTTTTCAGCACAAATTCATCTGTGTTGATCGATGCAGGGAAACGTTTATTCCTTGGACTCCTTCCCACAATTAATTTCAGCCAATGACAGCCAAGTTCTGGCATACCAACTACATTGGTTGGAACCATTTTTAatcaaatattaaatatttatacagaTCATTACCTAGTTTTATTATGCTTTGCTTCTGAAGACTGGCATTCTCAATCTGTCATTAAATTCAGTAATCAGAAGAAAACATGGAAACTGGCAGGGTTTCACCTGGGCAGTGGCTGCATTTCACATATCTGGAAAGCTTTATTGGAAAGAGTTTACATTGAGCGAGACAGGCTGTAATCCTCTGGTGCTGTTGATAACCATTTCTGGTAACAGTGGATCTGATGGTTGCAAGCTTGGGACTGCAAAAGTGCAgcaattttcttttaatttatcCATAGGATTCTCTGGTGCTTGTGGAAATGAGCCCAGGAAGTATACTTGAATACGCCTGAGGAAGCACCCATCTGCAGCTGACGGGATAAGCCATAAAACTTTATATTTTCTGTACATAAACACTCCTCATAAAAGTGGGCTGCCTGTGTTTAGTTAACTCGAGAGAGTTCTACTTGCACCTCATCTTGTGCAGTGGTAGTAGAGAGCATCCTGGACCACTTGCAAAGTGGCCATCAATCACTGCACTCTGCAACTGTCAGATTTTATTAAGCTTTGTGACCACTGCCAAGCCCACTGTGCCCAGCTCGGACAGCAGAGTTAGGGGTCTGCACAAGGCGGTGACATCATTTTATTGGCAATATGCTTGTTGTGGAAGAAGACGTTTATTTCTCCTTTCCTTATGTTTGTGGTGGTGGCCTCACTGTGGACGGAAATTGGCACACGATTCTTGATTAAATGACATCCTGGGGCTTTAAATGTGGCTGCAGAAGCAGAACATGCGAtgtaataaagaaaaacaagctGGAAATACTTGAAGGGTCAGACGTTTAGAACATTAGCAATCGTGTACTGAGTGAGCAGTGGGCAGAAACCAGGATTATCAAGGTTGGCAGCCGGGCTTCTATCACTGAGGCATGTTAAGTACAGAAAGACAGTTTGCAGCTGAACCTAGGACTGCAGAAGGgacaaaaaagaacaaacactGGGAATTGTAAATGCTGGTCAGAGACTTTCCCTCGGTGGGGAGTCAGTGCAGAATCAGCAGGCGTGGCTTAGAGCTTTCTAGCTGGAAATCACAGATAGCACCATGTCTTGGGGATCTTATATCACTGCATTTTACGTATAATTTTTATTCCTCCttccaaaatataaatatttaaaaatcacatgACTGTGACACAATGAATAAGCGGTCGCTAAAAAAACACGACtttttacatattattattagctTTATTATAGTCTAATGGTTTTATAATAGCATTTCTCCATCAGGTACACCATTTATCCTGCTTGCTTTGCCCATAAAAATGCACAGAATTTGCCACTAAAGGGTTTATCCAGGGGTTCAAACCCCAGGGGGGGCAGGTTGCCCCAAGTCACCGACATCCTTCAGCAGTACACTTACTGTAGCAATGTCCCTGAGGATACAAGCAGCACCCTTTAACTCCTGCAGGGAGACCGAGGACACAAATCCATTTTGCATTGTGGCTTTATGACCACCAGTTACAAGTCTCCTCTTATATGttttttacagaaaataataatttgagAACATGTGTCAGTGTTCAGTATTGAGTATACCAAGGAGATGGCTTTATGGAGTaacatgcatttctgtcaaGTTCTACTTACCCCTGTCATTGACAAAAAGACTGCATTCGTTTGCTGTGTATAAGTCTCATGAGCCATAATCCTGATATTACTACACAAATCTCATTTCATgtgcttttatatatatatatatatatatatatatatatatatatattttttttttttatatttttaaatatttgaggCTTACGCTGGTGTGTGTCCCGCTAGTGGTTCTCTGAGTCTCATATGATATAGCCCAGCTTTCTGCTTAACTGTTAAAATTACTATGAGgaactttgtttttttgtatcaCCATTACCCTCTTAATAATTTCCCTGAGTCTTGAATTAAAGTTAAGCAGACAGGCAGTTTTCctatatcatttatttatttaacaagttATTGATTGGTGGTGTAGTAATCTGTTACCTAAGTATGCAATATTAAATGTTACACAGTCCATTTTCTTGCTCTGGATTTCCTCAGTGCAGCTccattgttttctgtttgtttgggATATAGGGCAGTACAGTTTGGGTGCTTTTGTCAGACACAGTTTGTGTGCTGTTGTTCCGTAAAAGTTTTTTTCTGCAGCTCGGGTTGATGTGGCCCTTTCTCGCTGGTGCGGGAGGAACCACAAATGTCTGTACCCCCCCAGCCAGTGCTGGTGGGGAGAGAGAGGACGAGTCCAGGCAATTGAGGTGAAGTGAATGCTCGGACGGTGAGAGTATAGTTGGTGTGAGCGTGGGGGAGACAGTAGGGGGACTAGGCTCACTGTCCGTTTCCGGTATTGCGTCCTCTCCCCTCTCCTCTTCCTTGCCCTCGTCATCATCGCAGCACAGTGCATGGTACAGGATCTTGTCACTGAAACGGACCCGCTCTTTGAGTCTCGAGGGCCGTGAGGCCTTGTGACTGTGAGTGGAGCTAGAGGCCTCCTCACTGGATGAGTCTGGCGTTATTCTCAGGGGACCGTTAGGGATGGGGAGCCCCCCATTCATCTGCAAGTATACACTGTTGTTGGTGGGCACTGCTGTGGAGTTGTCCCCCACATCTGGCTCCGGTTTCTTGTGCCCAGGCTGCGGCTCTGCCAGTTTTAGGGTAGGCCCTGTGGAAGCCTCCAGGAAGCTGCAGAGCTCCCAGCTGTCGGAGAGCACATCAGGATTGAGGAGGTCCAACCTGAAGGTGTCACCCAGCCCTCGCTCACTGCTGGAGGTGCTGCTCACTGTGGCACCTGTCCAGTCATCTGGCTCTAGATCAAAGTCAAAGTCTGATGTCAACTCGTCAATCTGAGCCACCACCTGTGAGGGAGGAGAAAGAGGTGGAAAAGAGTGAAGGTGAAAGTAAAGTAAACTAAACAATAAACAGGTACTTGTTACTGCTCTTGCTAATCCAGTACACTGAATTCATAGCACATATCAGCATTGACATAAAACCTTTATTAATTAAGTGCAATTTTTTAAAGAGTATTGAGGCTTGCATTGATTCTTTTCATATTATTAAAATTGTAATAAAGTTAAGGGCCAGTCTGGGGTCTGAAACACCTTTACCAAGGAAAGATCTTATTATTACAACTATCATCAAAGAAACTTTACAAATTGAGAGACATTGCTGCCTAAGTCCGCCTTGCCCATGTGTGCTAGCACAGACTTGAAAATTAGGCTACACTCAAGCTTTTTGATGTTTAACCAAACAGCAACTGAATCTAATAAATTGCCTATTGAGTGCAATTATTACCAAAAGTCAGAGGACACAATGCTAAAATCATAGGAACACATAATTGGGGAATATAATTATTTGCTGTTTTAGGCACATCATTATAAATTGAATAATGACTGGGAAATTTATTTCACCATCAGAGATTAAACCAATACCTGCTTTTGCTTTGCAGTGAGTAGAGAAAAAAAGACTTGTATCAACAATACACaaaaggacttttttttttaaaagagtcTGCAATGGAGTGATTGGTACAGCATGCAGTCCTAAGGAGCTTAATGTCAAATAAACCCAGCCTAAAACAGTGAAAGATACAATTTCTTTGATATTTATatggaacaaaaaaaacatgttggGTAAAGGGAATTTTAAAGTGGCAAGCAACCAGGAAAGGTACTGTGCCATTTAACCAAAGACAAAGTAGCATGTGGAAAATCTCCAGTTGGCTGTGTGGCTTGAAGGCTTGCACTCCTGTAGGTACAAAGTTCATGACGTTCATGACGCATTTGGTATGAAAGCGAAATTCATGGCTAAACATTTCTGTAAGGATCTTCCCTTATTATTGAGATATGACAACAAGAGAACTCATGCATGAATACgtaaaaatgcatataaattACTGCTCTGGGCTGTTAGTATTCTAATACTGAAATAGCAGCCAAATTAAACCTGACATTAATGAAAAGGAGCATTTAATGGACAGGATCAGGGAGGAATTAGCTTGTATGTGGCAGTGCAATGTTATTACTGATTATATTAAATGCTTGGGCATGTTCAGTGTGCTCCCAGACATAACTGCACGGTTGCTTTGACAAttgtataataaataaataacacttGGCCAATCATTTCATGTGAGCAGGAATGTTTTTGAAGCTTTGGGAGATAAACAATTTGGCTGGCCAACAGCCTGAGCTTATAGGTTCTATTAATTTTTTTCTAGGCCACAGATGGGCCCATGCAGCAACAATGAGCAGTAATCTTCAGCTTTTTTTATGGGAAATAAAGCGTTTGTGTCAGAAATAGAACAAATGGTCATACAAACAGATTGCATTATAATTTAGAATGAATAAACAAATCAGGGTCAAGTCATTTGTAAGGGCCAATTATGTTTTGTGCATGATTGAAATGTatgataattaaaaatatataaggtagtgtgaaaaattaaatcatttaattaaatGCTTTACTTTAGGTGTCTTCAGTGCCTTTGTTTACCTTCAGACTTGATTGATTGAAATAAAGTACATTATAAGTTTAATCAGTGACAAATTGTTAGCATATTGTACAGTTGCAACAAGGCATATCATCCAGCAAATGGCAGGTTTGTCTCCCTAACTAACTTTCATGACAAAAATTGAAATTGACAGCAATAATCTTTCTCCCCTTCTACAGAACATTATGTCAGACATTTTCTAATTTATATTTCCATGTGTGTACCCAGTGGGGCACTTGGACGGGGGGGCTGGTATTAGGAAGCTACTTCATAGTGGACTTCATCCCTGTATGACGCATGCATTCCCTCAAGATGAACCAGTGTGCTCTGTGCTCCAGGCCAGAGCAGGTGGTGTGAAGTATCCTGTGGGGAGCAGGCCTGCTCTGACAGAGCCCTGCTGAGGACCACTGAGGGGCTCATGTTAGTCTTTCTGTCTACAGTTGTATAGGCCTACAGGGTTATGGTGCAGGTATCTTGCTTTTGAGCATTACTAAGTGGTTTTGAGAAAGGGGGGGCAGTACTATTTTACAACAAAACTTAAGTGTCAATCCTCAGGTTTCTGAAAAAAGCATGTCATTTTGTTAACAGTTTAGTATACCAATGAGTACTCTCATATGTGATGGCATAGAATGGCACTCGCAGCAGTAGCCTCTAAGTGTGTACTAGCATCATCATGTAATGTTAAAAATTTTCCAACCAAAATAAAAAGGGGGTGCCGGTCCTCTGACTCCCAATATAATGCAAGCCCACGGTCATCTCTCTTAATGTCTGCTTAACCAGGTGTTTAATGAATGGTGCCTGTTTTCGGTGTTAAATCTGTCTTTCAAAATCAAAAGTACAAAATTCTTCAAGAAACTGTTCTCTCTAATTCTGAGATTCTGGGGATGACTGTACTGTTCAATATAAGTTTTTGGGTCATTCTTGACCAGTGAAACTTTGTATAAATCCACCTGGAACTGCAGTAACTTTCCACACTAATGGAAGAAGTCATTTCATGTAATAATGCTAATGTGTCTTTAAAGaattaatattataaaatacagtggtacctcagttctcgaactcattagaactcaaatttcttaaaagtcgaaccaaccagtttgaaaaaaaatgacctagaacttgatctgaatctcagaagtcaaaccgtgaacgccgacctaagataacatGTATGCACAgcgaaatgagtcacgtggcatgtctctcagcggaaacaaagggtaacagcttcagtctcagcctcgcctTCAtatgatagcatcctgcatgtttacactagcagaatacatatatttagacagtaaaaatacatttagacaacgaCAGACAGTAACTATATAATTatcattatataataaaatacatttaaaaataaagatttcttattcattattttaaaaaagtcccgtttccctcgcccggactagggtcaccggggccccactctggagccaggcctgggggaggggcccgttggcgagcgcctggtggccgggccttggcccatggggcccggccgggcacagcccgaaagaggcacgcgggactgtccccacgtgggcccaccacccgcaaggggaatgtcaggggttcggtgcattgtggatcgggtggcggccaagggaggccctggcggtccgatccccggctgacaaaactggctttcgggacatggaatgtcacctctctggtggggaaggagcctgagcttgtgcgtgaggttgagaggtatcgactagatatagtcgggctcacctcaacacatagcttgggttctggaaccaatctcctggagaggggctggacgctcttttactctggagttgcggcgggtgagcgacgccgggctggggtggggctattggtggccccaaagctcggtgcattaacaacggaatttaccccggtgaacgagagggctgtttccctgcgccttcgggtcggggataggtctctgactgtcatctgcgcttatgcgccgaatgtcagttcggagtacccggccttcttggattcccttagcggtatgctatttggcgtgccgcggggggattccatcgttttgctgggggacttcaacgctcacgtgggcaatgacaatgtgacctggaaggggg contains:
- the LOC111848050 gene encoding inhibitory synaptic factor 1-like, which translates into the protein MSLREAPPRDTSETPSSREKIRSHMKMVIDQLEGILQELKEVASELREVVAQIDELTSDFDFDLEPDDWTGATVSSTSSSERGLGDTFRLDLLNPDVLSDSWELCSFLEASTGPTLKLAEPQPGHKKPEPDVGDNSTAVPTNNSVYLQMNGGLPIPNGPLRITPDSSSEEASSSTHSHKASRPSRLKERVRFSDKILYHALCCDDDEGKEEERGEDAIPETDSEPSPPTVSPTLTPTILSPSEHSLHLNCLDSSSLSPPALAGGVQTFVVPPAPARKGHINPSCRKKLLRNNSTQTVSDKSTQTVLPYIPNKQKTMELH